The Methanoplanus sp. FWC-SCC4 genome has a window encoding:
- a CDS encoding 30S ribosomal protein S27ae: MAVKRHEYYKVEGDNAVAQRRHCPRCGPGVFMAEHKDRVACGKCGYTEFTK; encoded by the coding sequence ATGGCAGTAAAACGTCACGAGTATTACAAGGTTGAGGGCGACAATGCTGTTGCACAGCGCAGACACTGCCCACGCTGCGGACCTGGTGTTTTCATGGCTGAACACAAGGATCGCGTTGCATGTGGAAAGTGCGGATATACAGAATTTACAAAATAA